In Amycolatopsis endophytica, the following are encoded in one genomic region:
- a CDS encoding fumarylacetoacetate hydrolase family protein: protein MRLARVAHAGGVAFASVDGEELLEIADHPFGQPNYTGKRFALADVRLLAPILPSKVIAIGRNYAEHAAEFGNEVPESPMMFLKPSTSVIGPNAAIRLPAASERVDFEGELAVVIGQPVRNVKAAQAGAAILGYTIANDVSARDLQKSDGQWGRAKGFDTFCPLGPWIETSVDADDLAIRTEVDGELKQDSRTSLLIHKIPDLVEFVSGVMTLLPGDVILTGTPAGVGQITDGQSVSITVEGIGTLTNPVQNA from the coding sequence GTGCGTCTAGCTCGAGTTGCTCATGCCGGTGGGGTCGCGTTCGCTTCGGTCGACGGCGAAGAGCTCCTGGAAATCGCCGATCACCCGTTCGGCCAGCCGAACTACACGGGCAAGCGTTTCGCGCTGGCCGACGTCCGGTTGCTCGCGCCGATCCTGCCGTCGAAGGTCATCGCGATCGGCCGGAACTACGCCGAGCACGCGGCCGAGTTCGGCAACGAGGTGCCGGAGTCGCCGATGATGTTCCTCAAGCCCTCGACCAGCGTGATCGGTCCGAACGCCGCGATCCGCCTGCCCGCCGCGTCCGAGCGGGTGGACTTCGAGGGCGAGCTGGCCGTGGTGATCGGCCAGCCGGTGCGCAACGTGAAGGCCGCCCAGGCCGGCGCCGCGATCCTGGGTTACACGATCGCCAACGACGTGAGCGCCCGTGATCTGCAAAAATCGGATGGCCAGTGGGGCCGCGCGAAGGGTTTCGACACCTTCTGCCCACTCGGCCCGTGGATCGAAACGTCGGTGGACGCCGACGACCTGGCGATCCGCACGGAGGTCGACGGGGAATTGAAGCAGGACTCCCGCACCTCGCTGCTGATCCACAAGATCCCCGACCTGGTCGAGTTCGTGTCCGGCGTGATGACCCTGCTGCCCGGCGACGTCATCCTGACCGGCACCCCGGCGGGCGTGGGACAGATCACGGACGGCCAGTCGGTCTCGATCACCGTCGAGGGCATCGGCACCCTGACGAACCCGGTGCAGAACGCCTGA
- a CDS encoding AMP-binding protein: protein MEPWRPTLDDLPDNARVVLRCPSGDAFAELLLACADRRLVAVPLRARASDAELVQVATAVRASAVVDGPPRAARVTSLDGEPGHPDATGLAFVVRTPGSGRLVMLGRDEVSGNAARTAALHGFSPVRPHATALPLHQVTALVMSLVGTRLTDAPLVLAERFDPVTFFAAVEAKSVQTASLVPSQLREVVRAGVPWPDCLEYVITSGAPLTRELAKEFAARYGPRLRQAYGLTEAVNASTTMPLLDAGAFQEQYVRHAPPVGVPLPGTELRVEDGEVWLRAPELMRGYWGEPEQSARVRTPDGWLRTGDRGELRDGFLVLHGRSAELIERGGQRLHPADIEGEWRKAGLSGDFAAVAVPEPALGHEIALVGAVEGLREMHRTARIRPAVFSTRGYRAAENGQPLRQVMARGLTVRRESALRYEELLDYACRAAQSILTSPVRPATARARTVHREALALTAAHSPPRQPVSGTRTAAHDALDALVATWPALAEGEPFEQRYRLMCEWPMSVYAEYAAEVVAADGRARGRVLDAGPDDLDSGPGPEMFDTVVATNAVHCAADKEMALRRLRGMLTDGGRLVLAEAASPTTVEGSPWALDVLFAARDGWWDRGGLRSRWEWLHLLRVAGFRDPGFAALQAGRHDLGGVLWASK, encoded by the coding sequence GTGGAGCCATGGCGGCCGACGCTCGACGATCTCCCGGACAACGCCCGGGTGGTGTTGCGCTGTCCCTCCGGCGATGCCTTCGCCGAGCTGCTGCTGGCCTGCGCGGACCGCAGGCTGGTGGCGGTTCCCCTGCGTGCGCGCGCCTCCGACGCCGAGTTGGTCCAGGTGGCCACCGCGGTCCGGGCATCGGCGGTCGTCGACGGCCCACCGCGTGCGGCGCGGGTGACCTCGCTCGACGGCGAACCCGGCCACCCGGACGCGACCGGTCTCGCGTTCGTGGTGCGCACCCCCGGCTCCGGCAGGCTCGTGATGCTCGGCCGCGACGAGGTGTCCGGCAACGCGGCGCGGACCGCGGCGCTGCACGGGTTCTCACCGGTCCGTCCGCACGCGACCGCGCTGCCACTGCACCAGGTGACCGCGCTCGTGATGTCACTGGTCGGCACCCGGCTCACCGACGCGCCACTGGTGCTGGCCGAGCGGTTCGACCCCGTGACGTTCTTCGCCGCGGTCGAGGCGAAGAGCGTACAGACCGCGTCGCTCGTGCCGTCCCAGCTTCGGGAGGTCGTGCGCGCCGGTGTCCCGTGGCCGGACTGCCTGGAGTACGTGATCACCTCGGGCGCCCCGCTCACACGTGAGCTGGCGAAGGAGTTCGCGGCGCGTTACGGCCCGCGGCTGCGGCAGGCGTACGGGCTCACCGAAGCGGTCAACGCCAGCACCACGATGCCGTTGCTGGACGCCGGTGCTTTCCAGGAGCAGTACGTGCGGCACGCGCCGCCCGTCGGCGTTCCGTTGCCGGGTACCGAACTGCGCGTGGAGGACGGCGAAGTGTGGCTCCGCGCACCGGAACTGATGCGCGGGTACTGGGGCGAGCCCGAGCAGAGCGCGCGGGTGCGGACTCCCGACGGGTGGTTGCGCACCGGCGATCGTGGCGAGCTGCGCGACGGCTTCCTCGTGCTGCACGGCCGGTCCGCCGAACTCATCGAGCGCGGCGGGCAGCGGCTGCACCCCGCCGACATCGAGGGGGAGTGGCGGAAGGCAGGGCTGTCCGGGGACTTCGCCGCGGTAGCCGTGCCGGAACCCGCGCTGGGACACGAGATCGCGCTGGTCGGCGCCGTCGAGGGGCTGCGGGAGATGCACCGGACCGCACGGATCCGCCCGGCGGTGTTCTCCACGCGTGGCTACCGCGCCGCGGAGAACGGGCAGCCGCTGCGGCAGGTGATGGCGCGCGGGCTGACCGTGCGGCGGGAGAGCGCGCTGCGCTACGAGGAGCTGCTCGACTACGCCTGCCGTGCTGCGCAGTCGATCCTGACTTCCCCGGTGCGCCCGGCGACCGCGCGGGCGCGCACCGTCCACCGCGAGGCGCTGGCGCTGACCGCCGCGCATTCCCCGCCGCGCCAACCGGTTTCCGGAACCCGGACGGCGGCGCACGACGCACTGGATGCCCTCGTCGCGACGTGGCCGGCGCTGGCCGAGGGTGAGCCGTTCGAGCAGCGGTACCGGTTGATGTGCGAGTGGCCGATGTCGGTGTACGCCGAGTACGCGGCCGAAGTCGTCGCGGCGGACGGGCGGGCGCGGGGCCGGGTGCTCGACGCCGGACCGGACGACCTCGACTCCGGGCCGGGACCGGAGATGTTCGACACCGTCGTCGCGACCAACGCGGTGCACTGCGCGGCGGACAAGGAGATGGCGCTGCGGCGATTGCGGGGCATGCTCACCGACGGTGGACGCCTGGTGCTGGCGGAGGCCGCGAGCCCGACGACCGTCGAGGGCAGCCCGTGGGCGCTCGACGTGCTGTTCGCGGCCCGCGACGGCTGGTGGGATCGTGGCGGACTGCGCAGCCGCTGGGAGTGGCTGCACCTGCTGCGCGTCGCCGGTTTCCGCGACCCCGGCTTCGCCGCGCTGCAAGCCGGCCGCCACGACCTCGGCGGCGTCCTCTGGGCGTCGAAGTAG
- the cimA gene encoding citramalate synthase — MTRTEPAGLPLGDDFHLYDTTLRDGAQREGISYSVGDKLAVARLLDELGVGFIEGGWPGALPKDTEFFARAASGELILKHAALVAFGSTRKAGVQAAEDKQVRALLDAQAPVVTLVAKSDRRHIERALRVDVDEACAMVRDTVAFLVGEGRRVFLDAEHFFDGYAFDPDTSLRVLDAAATAGADVVVLCDTNGGRLPLGLAETVREVSERTGFRLGIHCQDDTSCAVANSIAAVQAGATHVQCTANGYGERAGNADLFAVTGNLVTKLGMSVLPTGAEAELTRVSHALAEIANIAPDTHQAYVGASAFAHKAGLHASAIKVDPLLYNHIDPSSVGNDMRVLVTEMAGRASLELKGRELGVDLAGRPEALTNAVGKIKRLEAEGWSFEAADASLELLLRREVDGPVAPPFTLESYRVVLDHRSDGEVISEATVKVHVGGERVIATAEGNGPVHALDAALRKALSPSLSWLDSVELADYKVRILPGHPGTDAVTRVLVNSGDGDSEWTTVGVHGNIVEASWLALCDALVHKSLRV; from the coding sequence GTGACCCGCACGGAGCCCGCCGGACTGCCGCTCGGCGACGACTTCCACCTGTACGACACGACGTTGCGGGACGGGGCCCAGCGCGAGGGCATCTCCTATTCGGTGGGGGACAAGCTGGCGGTCGCGCGCCTGCTCGACGAGCTGGGCGTCGGGTTCATCGAGGGCGGGTGGCCGGGCGCGCTGCCGAAGGACACCGAGTTCTTCGCCCGCGCCGCGTCCGGTGAGCTGATCCTCAAGCACGCCGCGCTCGTCGCGTTCGGGTCGACGCGCAAGGCGGGCGTGCAAGCGGCCGAGGACAAGCAGGTCCGGGCGCTGCTGGACGCGCAGGCGCCGGTGGTCACGCTGGTGGCCAAGTCCGACCGGCGCCATATCGAACGGGCGCTGCGCGTGGACGTCGACGAGGCTTGCGCGATGGTGCGTGACACCGTTGCTTTCCTGGTCGGCGAGGGGCGTCGCGTCTTCCTCGACGCCGAGCACTTCTTCGACGGCTACGCCTTCGACCCGGACACCTCCCTGCGCGTTCTCGACGCCGCCGCGACCGCCGGTGCCGACGTCGTGGTGTTGTGCGACACCAACGGCGGCCGGTTGCCGCTCGGGCTCGCCGAAACCGTGCGGGAGGTCTCCGAGCGGACCGGGTTCCGGCTCGGCATCCACTGCCAGGACGACACTTCCTGCGCCGTGGCCAACAGCATCGCGGCGGTCCAGGCCGGCGCGACACACGTGCAGTGCACCGCGAACGGTTACGGGGAACGGGCGGGCAACGCCGACCTGTTCGCCGTGACGGGAAACCTGGTGACCAAGCTCGGCATGTCCGTGCTCCCGACCGGAGCCGAAGCCGAGCTGACCCGCGTCTCCCATGCTCTTGCCGAAATCGCGAACATCGCCCCCGACACCCACCAGGCCTATGTCGGGGCGTCGGCCTTCGCCCACAAAGCGGGGCTGCACGCGAGCGCGATCAAGGTGGATCCGTTGCTGTACAACCACATCGATCCCTCTTCCGTCGGCAACGACATGCGGGTGCTGGTCACCGAGATGGCCGGCAGGGCGAGCCTCGAACTCAAGGGACGTGAGCTCGGAGTGGACCTTGCCGGCCGGCCCGAGGCGCTGACCAACGCGGTCGGCAAGATCAAGCGGCTGGAGGCGGAGGGCTGGTCGTTCGAGGCCGCCGACGCGTCGCTGGAGCTGTTGCTGCGCCGGGAGGTCGACGGCCCGGTCGCGCCGCCGTTCACCCTGGAGTCCTACCGCGTCGTGCTCGACCACCGCAGCGACGGGGAGGTGATCTCCGAGGCGACGGTCAAGGTGCACGTCGGCGGCGAGCGGGTGATCGCCACCGCCGAGGGCAACGGCCCCGTGCACGCGCTGGACGCGGCGCTGCGCAAGGCGCTCTCGCCGTCGCTGTCCTGGTTGGACAGTGTCGAGCTGGCCGACTACAAGGTGCGCATCCTGCCCGGCCATCCGGGCACCGACGCGGTCACCCGGGTACTGGTGAACTCCGGCGACGGTGACAGCGAGTGGACGACGGTCGGCGTGCACGGCAACATCGTCGAGGCCAGCTGGCTCGCCCTCTGCGACGCGCTGGTGCACAAGAGCCTGCGGGTCTGA
- a CDS encoding 3-isopropylmalate dehydrogenase has protein sequence MRLAVIPGDGIGPEVITEALKVLGEVAPTVEYTNYDLGAARWHATGELLPESVLGELRQHDAILLGAVGDPTVPSGILERGLLLRLRFELDHHVNLRPGKLYPGVRGPLADTNADIDMVVVREGTEGPYAGNGGLLRKDTEHEIATEVSVNTAFGIRRVVSDAFKRAEERPRKHLTLVHKTNVLLHAGSLWSRIVEEVSLEHPDVTVAYSHVDAATIHLVTDPARFDVIVTDNLFGDIITDLVAAVTGGIGLAASGNLDITRRNPSMFEPVHGSAPDIAGQGIADPTAAVLSVSLLLDHLGQREAARRIEASVAFDLATRDQANPGTTTAIGDRLAALVSSNTRPVG, from the coding sequence ATGCGGCTCGCGGTGATCCCAGGTGATGGGATCGGACCCGAAGTGATCACCGAGGCCCTGAAGGTACTCGGCGAGGTCGCCCCGACGGTGGAGTACACGAACTACGACCTCGGCGCGGCCCGCTGGCACGCCACCGGTGAGCTGCTGCCCGAATCGGTACTGGGTGAGCTCCGGCAGCACGACGCGATCCTGCTGGGCGCGGTCGGCGACCCGACCGTGCCCAGCGGCATCCTCGAACGCGGTCTGCTGCTGCGCCTGCGGTTCGAGCTGGACCACCACGTCAACCTGCGCCCCGGCAAGCTGTACCCGGGGGTGCGCGGCCCCCTGGCCGACACGAACGCCGACATCGACATGGTGGTCGTGCGGGAGGGCACCGAAGGCCCGTACGCGGGCAACGGCGGTCTGCTGCGCAAGGACACCGAGCACGAGATCGCCACCGAGGTGAGCGTCAACACCGCGTTCGGCATCCGCCGCGTGGTGTCCGACGCGTTCAAGCGGGCCGAGGAGCGGCCGCGCAAGCACCTCACGCTGGTGCACAAGACCAACGTGCTGCTGCACGCCGGTTCGTTGTGGTCGCGGATCGTGGAAGAGGTGTCGCTGGAGCACCCGGACGTCACGGTCGCCTACTCGCACGTCGACGCCGCGACCATCCACCTGGTCACCGACCCGGCGCGCTTCGACGTGATCGTCACCGACAACCTGTTCGGCGACATCATCACCGACCTGGTGGCCGCGGTCACCGGCGGCATCGGGCTCGCGGCCAGCGGCAACCTGGACATCACGCGCCGCAACCCGAGCATGTTCGAGCCGGTGCACGGCAGCGCGCCGGACATCGCCGGACAGGGCATCGCCGACCCGACCGCCGCCGTGCTGTCGGTGTCGCTGCTGCTGGACCACCTGGGCCAGCGCGAGGCGGCCCGCCGGATCGAGGCGTCCGTCGCCTTCGACCTGGCCACCCGTGACCAGGCGAACCCGGGCACCACGACGGCAATCGGCGACCGGCTGGCGGCGCTGGTTTCCTCGAACACGCGGCCCGTCGGCTGA
- a CDS encoding S8 family peptidase → MRIGTRRSLAAVFTAALAATGFASGSAAAQDEPLAPGVPVAKVSADGLQGKLSPRLASASGRTTAFVELTQQPAVDAFNAQRGAGKDRAKQAANDARAGVAGVVNSVLGQLRSLDAGTEVLYSTANAVSGVVVTADAAKIRELAARADVASIRTVVPKTRTNSSAAQLTDTLTAWQQTGRLGDGVKVGVIDDGIDYTHADFGGPGTKEAYESVDRAAETPLFPNAKVVGGTDLVGDDYDAGTDGADTPKPDPNPIACGEHGTHVAGTVGGYGVNADGSTFTGDYSKLTADTLNTMQIGPGMAPKASLYAIKVFGCAGSTDVTSQALDWALDPNGDGDFDDHLDIVNLSLGSDFGAPDDPDSLFVRKLAANDVLSVIAEGNGGDLYDVGGSPGNTPEALTVASTRDASVLRDAADVTAPADVAGIKGGQYSQDYTGYDTLDLTAPVAKLSAANDDGCAPYSEADTAAVAGKFAWLEWDDDDATRECGSAVRANNAQAAGATGVLLSSGVEHFGAAIAGNSAIPMFQFTASATNQIRPALDTGGLTVRLYGEGRASLPTSDPAITDTPSSFTSRGVRGPSVKPDVAAPGDTITSALRGSGNGRISLSGTSMATPLTAGVTALLRQAHPGWSVEEIKALVMNTAGHDVTADGKTYAPQRVGAGRLDARAALDDQVLAYSRDDRGAVSVTFGTVEVDRPTTLTKTIQVVNKGDNWVRYNVAYGGITNLPGVQYQLSERSVTVAPHGSTAVRVTLRITDPTALRKVIDPTVATEQAGLARQFVADASGRVVLTPLAGLSPALRVPVYSAPKPVSNIDTPRSLDFRSDTARFTLSGRGVDQGTASQRYESLISVLELQGQSPELPECRGKLTDGCTINDTAKGGDLRYVGAASNIAQARQEGHADQALLAFGISTWGNWANLGSNTIPFVDIDTTGDGAADFESYVTKPSGTDAWLVNTVDLNTEGFPTVDVQALNGQLGDVDTNVFDTDVALLPVSISALGIDPAAASHRISYTVGVAGYYTAPSSEDGLVDSISTPMSFDPLAPGYSVSGANGAALMYSAKPGTSLEVTRNAGSAQADTVLGLLALEHHNAGGDRVSVIRVNGGRLG, encoded by the coding sequence ATGAGAATCGGGACCCGGCGGTCGCTCGCGGCCGTGTTCACCGCGGCCTTGGCCGCGACCGGTTTCGCGTCGGGAAGCGCGGCGGCTCAGGACGAGCCGCTCGCTCCCGGCGTGCCGGTGGCCAAGGTCTCGGCGGACGGCTTGCAGGGCAAGCTGTCGCCGCGGCTGGCCTCGGCTTCGGGCCGGACCACCGCCTTCGTCGAGCTCACCCAGCAGCCCGCGGTGGACGCGTTCAACGCGCAGCGCGGAGCGGGCAAGGACCGCGCGAAGCAGGCGGCCAACGACGCCCGCGCCGGTGTGGCCGGTGTGGTGAACTCCGTGCTGGGTCAGCTGCGGTCGCTCGACGCGGGCACCGAGGTCCTGTACTCGACCGCGAACGCGGTGTCCGGCGTGGTCGTCACCGCCGACGCCGCGAAGATCCGTGAACTGGCCGCGCGGGCCGATGTCGCGTCGATCCGCACGGTGGTGCCCAAAACGCGCACCAACTCCAGCGCGGCGCAGCTGACCGACACCCTCACCGCGTGGCAGCAGACCGGACGGCTCGGCGACGGCGTCAAGGTCGGCGTGATCGACGACGGCATCGACTACACGCACGCCGACTTCGGGGGACCGGGCACGAAGGAGGCCTACGAGTCGGTCGACCGGGCCGCGGAGACGCCGCTGTTCCCCAACGCCAAGGTGGTCGGCGGCACCGACCTCGTCGGCGACGACTACGACGCGGGCACCGACGGCGCGGACACCCCCAAACCGGACCCGAACCCGATCGCGTGCGGCGAGCACGGCACCCACGTCGCCGGAACGGTGGGTGGCTACGGCGTCAACGCCGACGGCTCCACCTTCACCGGCGACTACTCCAAGCTGACCGCCGACACCCTGAACACGATGCAGATCGGCCCGGGCATGGCGCCCAAGGCGTCGCTGTACGCGATCAAGGTGTTCGGCTGCGCGGGTTCGACGGACGTCACCTCGCAGGCGCTGGACTGGGCGCTGGATCCCAACGGCGACGGTGACTTCGACGACCACCTCGACATCGTCAACCTGTCGCTGGGCAGCGACTTCGGCGCGCCGGACGACCCGGACTCGCTGTTCGTGCGCAAGCTCGCCGCCAACGACGTCCTGTCCGTCATCGCCGAGGGCAACGGCGGCGACCTCTACGACGTCGGCGGCTCGCCGGGCAACACGCCGGAGGCGCTGACCGTGGCGTCCACCCGGGACGCTTCGGTCCTGCGCGACGCGGCGGACGTGACCGCTCCGGCCGATGTGGCTGGCATCAAGGGCGGTCAGTACAGCCAGGACTACACCGGCTACGACACCCTCGACCTGACCGCGCCGGTGGCGAAGCTGTCGGCGGCCAACGACGACGGCTGCGCACCCTATTCCGAGGCCGACACGGCCGCGGTCGCGGGTAAGTTCGCGTGGCTGGAGTGGGACGACGACGACGCCACCCGCGAATGCGGTTCGGCGGTGCGTGCCAACAACGCGCAGGCCGCCGGCGCCACGGGTGTCCTGCTGTCCTCGGGCGTGGAGCACTTCGGTGCCGCGATCGCGGGCAACTCGGCGATCCCGATGTTCCAGTTCACCGCCTCGGCGACGAACCAGATCCGCCCGGCCCTGGACACGGGCGGGCTCACGGTCCGCCTCTACGGCGAGGGCCGCGCGAGTCTGCCGACCAGCGACCCGGCGATCACCGACACCCCCAGCTCGTTCACCTCGCGCGGGGTGCGCGGCCCGTCGGTCAAGCCGGACGTGGCCGCCCCCGGTGACACCATCACTTCGGCGCTGCGCGGCAGCGGCAACGGTCGCATCTCCCTGTCCGGCACGTCGATGGCCACGCCGCTGACCGCCGGCGTCACCGCGCTGCTGCGCCAGGCACACCCCGGCTGGAGCGTCGAGGAGATCAAGGCGCTGGTGATGAACACCGCCGGGCACGACGTGACCGCCGACGGCAAGACCTACGCCCCGCAGCGGGTCGGCGCGGGCCGCCTGGACGCCCGGGCCGCGCTGGACGACCAGGTGCTGGCCTACTCGCGGGACGATCGTGGCGCCGTGAGCGTCACCTTCGGCACCGTCGAGGTCGACCGGCCGACCACCCTCACCAAAACCATCCAGGTGGTCAACAAGGGTGACAACTGGGTCCGCTACAACGTCGCCTACGGGGGCATCACCAACCTGCCCGGCGTGCAGTACCAGCTGTCGGAGCGGTCGGTGACGGTGGCGCCGCACGGCAGCACGGCCGTCCGCGTCACGCTGCGGATCACCGATCCGACGGCGTTGCGCAAGGTCATCGACCCGACGGTCGCGACCGAGCAGGCCGGGCTGGCCCGGCAGTTCGTCGCCGACGCCTCCGGCCGGGTCGTGCTGACCCCGCTCGCCGGTCTCAGCCCCGCCCTGCGGGTGCCGGTGTATTCGGCGCCGAAGCCGGTCTCGAACATCGACACCCCGCGCTCGCTCGACTTCCGCTCCGACACCGCGCGGTTCACGCTGAGCGGCCGTGGCGTCGACCAGGGCACCGCCAGCCAGCGTTACGAATCGCTGATCAGCGTCCTGGAGCTGCAGGGCCAGTCGCCGGAGCTGCCGGAATGCCGCGGCAAGCTGACCGACGGCTGCACGATCAACGACACCGCCAAGGGCGGTGACCTGCGGTACGTCGGCGCGGCGTCCAACATCGCGCAGGCCAGGCAGGAGGGGCACGCCGACCAGGCGCTGCTCGCGTTCGGGATCTCGACGTGGGGCAACTGGGCGAACCTGGGCAGCAACACGATCCCCTTCGTGGACATCGACACCACCGGCGACGGCGCCGCGGACTTCGAGTCCTACGTGACCAAGCCGTCGGGCACGGACGCCTGGCTGGTCAACACCGTCGACCTGAACACCGAGGGCTTCCCGACGGTGGACGTGCAGGCGCTCAACGGGCAGCTCGGCGACGTGGACACCAACGTGTTCGACACCGACGTCGCGTTGCTGCCGGTCAGCATCTCCGCGCTGGGCATCGATCCGGCCGCGGCCTCGCACCGGATCAGCTACACGGTCGGCGTCGCCGGGTACTACACGGCGCCGAGCAGCGAGGACGGGCTGGTGGACTCGATCAGCACGCCGATGTCGTTCGACCCGCTCGCGCCGGGCTACTCGGTTTCCGGGGCCAACGGTGCCGCGCTGATGTACTCGGCGAAGCCCGGTACGTCGCTGGAGGTGACCCGCAACGCGGGTTCCGCGCAGGCCGACACCGTGCTCGGACTGCTCGCGCTGGAGCACCACAACGCAGGCGGCGACCGGGTGAGCGTGATCCGCGTGAACGGGGGTCGGCTGGGCTGA
- the serA gene encoding phosphoglycerate dehydrogenase, whose amino-acid sequence MTNPSKPVVLIAEKLAPSTISVFGDEVEVRHVDGTDRPALLEAVKSADALLVRSATKVDAEVLAATTRLKVVARAGVGLDNVEVPAATERGVLVVNAPTSNIVSAAEHAVALLLAVARRVPAANQSLQGGAWKRSQYTGVELNGKTVGVVGFGKIGQLFAQRLAAFDTKIVAYDPYVPAARAAQLGVEMLSLDELLARADMISIHLPKTPETKGLIDAEALKKTKPGVIIVNAARGGLINEEALAESIRNGHVGGAGIDVFVTEPTTESPLFGLPNVVVTPHLGASTAEAQDRAGTDVARSVLLALRGDFVPDAVNVASGGVVGEEVRPYLPLTQKLGTVLAALSQKAPSAVKVEVRGELSSEDVSVLSLAALRGVFSGVVEDQVTFVNAPRLAEEFGVRTEIVTEPESPNWRSLVTVRAVQEDGSVLSVSGSVTGNNQVQKLVEVNGRHFDLRAEGHLLLLEYPDRPGIMGRVGTLLGEASVNIEAAQISQTTDRSDAVMLLRVDREVDSHLLEPIAATVGARTIRAVTFG is encoded by the coding sequence GTGACCAACCCCAGCAAGCCGGTCGTCCTCATCGCCGAAAAGCTCGCCCCCTCCACGATCTCCGTGTTCGGTGACGAGGTCGAGGTCCGGCACGTGGACGGCACCGACCGCCCCGCGCTGCTGGAGGCGGTGAAGAGCGCCGACGCGCTGCTGGTCCGCTCCGCCACCAAGGTGGACGCCGAGGTGCTGGCCGCCACCACCCGACTCAAGGTCGTCGCCCGCGCCGGGGTCGGCCTGGACAACGTCGAGGTCCCGGCCGCGACCGAGCGCGGTGTGCTCGTGGTGAACGCACCGACCTCCAACATCGTCTCGGCCGCCGAGCACGCCGTCGCGCTGCTGCTCGCCGTCGCCCGCCGCGTGCCTGCCGCCAACCAGAGCCTGCAGGGCGGCGCCTGGAAGCGCAGCCAGTACACCGGTGTCGAGCTCAACGGCAAGACCGTCGGCGTCGTCGGCTTCGGCAAGATCGGGCAGCTGTTCGCACAGCGCCTCGCCGCCTTCGACACCAAGATCGTCGCCTACGACCCCTACGTGCCCGCCGCCCGCGCCGCGCAGCTGGGCGTCGAGATGCTCAGCCTCGACGAGCTGCTCGCCCGCGCCGACATGATCTCGATCCACCTGCCGAAGACTCCCGAGACCAAGGGGCTGATCGACGCCGAGGCGCTCAAGAAGACCAAGCCGGGCGTGATCATCGTCAACGCCGCGCGCGGTGGCCTGATCAACGAGGAAGCACTGGCCGAGTCGATCCGCAACGGTCACGTCGGCGGCGCCGGCATCGACGTGTTCGTCACCGAGCCGACCACCGAGAGCCCGCTGTTCGGTCTGCCCAACGTGGTCGTCACCCCGCACCTGGGGGCCTCGACCGCCGAGGCGCAGGACCGCGCGGGCACCGATGTCGCGCGTTCGGTGCTGCTGGCGTTGCGCGGCGACTTCGTGCCGGACGCGGTCAACGTGGCCAGTGGTGGCGTGGTGGGCGAGGAGGTCCGCCCGTACCTGCCGCTGACCCAGAAGCTGGGCACCGTCCTGGCCGCGCTGAGCCAGAAGGCGCCCTCGGCCGTCAAGGTCGAGGTGCGCGGCGAACTGTCCTCGGAGGACGTCAGCGTGCTGTCGCTGGCCGCGTTGCGGGGGGTGTTCTCCGGTGTGGTCGAGGATCAGGTCACGTTCGTCAACGCGCCGCGGCTGGCCGAGGAGTTCGGCGTGCGCACCGAGATCGTCACCGAGCCGGAGAGCCCGAACTGGCGCAGCCTGGTCACCGTGCGCGCGGTGCAGGAGGACGGCAGCGTGCTGTCGGTGTCGGGTTCGGTCACCGGCAACAACCAGGTGCAGAAGCTGGTCGAGGTCAACGGCCGCCACTTCGACCTGCGCGCCGAGGGCCACCTGCTGCTCCTGGAGTACCCGGACCGCCCGGGCATCATGGGCCGCGTGGGCACCCTGCTGGGGGAGGCATCGGTGAACATCGAGGCGGCGCAGATCAGCCAGACCACGGACCGCTCGGACGCGGTCATGCTGCTGCGCGTCGACCGCGAGGTGGACTCCCACCTGCTGGAGCCGATCGCGGCGACCGTGGGTGCCCGCACCATTCGCGCCGTCACGTTCGGATAA